The segment AGTTCATCCTTCGTGTGATTTGATCTAACAGGTGCAACAGAGAAATCAAGCAATCAATAATTTTACGAGACTCATGAAATAAAGATTCCTTAAAATGCTcatgaacaataataatatttgaatatctgttaCTCAAAAAAAACCAATGAGGCAAACTCCACCTGTTGTGGTGTGATCGCGTGATGCAGTCAAAAGATGCTGCTACCTGAACTTTGAACCCTGATGAGATGCCTTTGTGTCCAAAGCTGTTTTAATGCATAAAGCAGCACAAACcgaatgaatgtgtttctgaGTGGGGGACATTTAAGCCATTCCCTCCAAATGTAAGCACGTTgggcaaaacaaataaaaacctgcTGGACCAGACCGGTTAACAGACCCTTTAAATTAGATTAAACTGTATAACTATCCCTGGAGCAACATGTAGCATGGCAACGCTCATTTGCAAATAGCCCAAAGTCTTTTTCTGTTATTCAGTAAACAGAGAAGAGAGGTTAAAATGTTCACAACACAAATAGGAGGCAAAAAGGCCCGAGACAGAAATGCACATAACACGTGTTCTCTCAATGCTAATGCAGATAGACAGGAGGGAAAAAGAAGCATCCAGCGCCACGTGCTGCTACTACGTGGCGGGGTGTCTCAACGCGAAACACGcaatagaaaagaaaatagaaatagaaagaaaataatcaagaaaaacatgaagtgtgtcaaaagaaaaatagcCAAGTCAGTTCTGCAAATTCTCAATCTACAGGGCAGCGTTTCATTGGTTCACACTGAAAATAATCCCCTGCAGGCGCATCACATGATTGGGTGTGAGGGAAGGCCAGTGAaattgtgacacacacaccacccagcACAGATAAAGGTGCAAGCTCTCGGGCCAACACGAGTCCGTACGCCAGAAGCAACCGCAGGCATGAGGACGCACGCCCTTTTGACGCTCGCTCTGCTGGGCCTGCTGCTGTGGGCCCCCCGCCTCCGGGCCGACGACCGGGACGCCGAACCCGAGGCCCACAGCGACCGGGACGCCGAACCCGAGGCCCACGGCGACCGGGACGCCGAACTGGAGGACGCGCAGGGAGACTCGtcatcggaggaggaggaggaggaggaggaggagaggcagggggctccgggagaggaggacggggaggcCGAGGTGGCaccaaaaaaggagaaaacctCAGAGATAGAGGTGGAGAAAGACGTGATGGTTCTCCACGTTAAGAACTTTGACAGAGCTCTCAGCGAGAATCGACATCTGCTGGTTAAATTCTGTGAGTAGTTCTGTGTGCCgttcagttttgtgttcaaaAGGTGAAGGTCGTTCCTGGAGAACACACATGGAGGGGTGCAGACCTGAACTTCAGGAGTAGCTCAGAGCTTAATTCGCGATACATTCACCACGGTGAGAAGGTAGTTTTCTCCCGTTCGGCCCTCAGCGAGCGCCGAGGTCGTTATCTCACCGGCGGACAAACACGTGGCCCCTGCGCTCCAGATGCTGCCTCGCTCCAACTCTCCCACAGTTGAGCCCGTGAGGTGGAGAGGTCTGGAAAAGGGGAGTAAAGAGTAAAGTGGGTAAAGGCCCGAAACCCAACGGCCGACGCTGCTATCGGGTCGGCTCATTTACATGTGTGACTTTGCATGAGATAGCGGCAAAAGGGAAACTGTGCAGAACAGAGGCTGCTGTGAAGAGATCAgctacatttgtgtgtgtgtgtgtgtgtgtgtctgtgtgcgtatCTAGATGTTCCCTGGTGTGGCCACTGCAAAAAGCTGGAGCCCATTTACATCGAGGCTGCCGGGAAGTTGAAGGAGGAGGGATCGGCGATCCGTTTGGGCCAAGTGGAGGCCACGGAGGAGATGGAGCTGTCCACCGAGTTCAACATTGAGGGATATCCCGTTCTAAAACTGTACATAGACGGAGACCGAAAGAATCCCATCGAATtcacaggtgacacacacacacacgtcaacctTCTACACGCCTGAGGTTATTTGATTGGACCAACggtttttcttcatcttttacgTTTGAGCAAACAACCGAAATTTACAGAATCCAGTTAAATTTGACGTTTTTTCGGTATGAGATGGCGACACCGAGACCACTCCCCGTGGCTTGCGTGTTTTGacccttgtttgtgttttttgcctGCGTGTGACCAGGCAAGAGGACGTCAGAGGGAATAATCAAGTGGCTGAAGCGCCGCGCGGGCCCCGGCGCCCCGCTGCTCGACTCGGCAGACGCCGCGGCTCGGTTCGTCGAGTCGCACAACGTCACCGTTATAGGATTCTTCGACGTAGGTCCCTCCTTCGTCAATGAACCACGCGTTCGTATCCACGATCGCGTCCgcgtttttttaaatccacttcTGCGATTTTTCAGAATCTGGAAAGCGAGGCGGTGAAGGCGTTCAAGGCGCTGTCCCTGGATCTCGCCGACGCGGAGTTCGCGCTGTCGGCGAGTCCGGAGGTTTTCCGGAAGTACGAAGTCAAAGAGAACTCGGTGGTGCTCTTCAAAAAGGTGCGGGACATGTTTTGATCCTAACCCGAGAGGCTCGTAGTCGAGTGTTTTTAGAGAAAGGCCAAACCCGCGATACACAAAGCTGAGGCAATGTTAGctctgctgccctctggtgCAAACTGGTTGGTCCTTTGAGGAGTAAAAGTCCTCACAAGGAGGGAAAGATGAGgacatttagctgatgctgcttctttaaaagtattttcttaCTATTAAGATTCATGATCGTGACTTGGATTTATTTAGGGGGTTAGGGTGACATGTAGCCATATAGTAATTTCACAAAAAGTAGCCAGGACTAGTACAGAAAAAATGCTTCAGTTCATGCACAGAGGGGTTGGTGACATTTATGGATAGAAAATGCTAAAAACAAcccaaaataaatgcaaaaatgaccactttgttgttttattttgttgtgtcaATATGTGTAATATTGATGTTGTGACTGAATCAAATCACATTTCCGGGAGTTGaaggcctttttaaaaaattgactGTCAATCAAAACCCCCAAATGCCAAAACTGACTTCCCAAAACCAACCTCTTTGTGTTTTGCCAGTTTGACGAAGGGAGAGCAGACTTTGCACTCTCAGAAGAAGGGGAGCTGAACCCCCAAAATCTGACCGCCTTCATCAACCAAAACAGCCTGGAGCTGATCATCCCATTCAGCCaggaggtaacacacacacacacacacacattagaaaatgtcaaatgatgTTGAAGTTCTAatgtacggtgtgtgtgtgtgtgtgtgtgtgttcagaacGCAGCGCTGATCTTCTCCTCGGGCATCCATCTGCACTGCCTGCTGTTCATCAACTCCTCGGTGGAGAGTCAGAACGCCCTGGTGCACCAATCCAGGCCCATCGCCAAAGAGTTCAGGGGAAAggtaatcatgtgtgtgtgtgtgtctgtgtgtgtgtgtcttctaatTAACGAGTTTTCCCCCGTTAACACCGCGTTGCCTCTTTTTGTCCCCCACTTGTGCGTCGGCCCGTGTGCGCTGTGCAGATGCTGTTTGTGAAGATCGACGTGTCGTCCCCTTTGCCCAACGTGCTCAATTACTTCGGCGTGTCGGAGAAAGACGCCCCGACCCTGCGCCTCATCGACATAGAAACGGGGAAGAAGTTCAGCATCGCTACGGGCGACCTTTCCGCGGATTCACTCAGACAGTTGTGCCAGGACGTCGTTGCCGGCACGGccaaggtgagacacacacacacacacacacacgttttacaTCCAGTGGCGACACATACGACCCGGTCACTAATGGTCTGGTTTTGTGATGCAGCCTTACTATCGTACGGAGGAGATCCCAGAGGACTGGGACAAAGAACCAGTAAAAGTCCTGGTGGGAAAGAACTTTGAGTCCGTTGCTACGGACCCGACCAAAAACGTCTTCGTGGAGTTTTGTAAGTCCTAAAACAAGTCCAACTGGAAGCTGATTGGtgggaaatgtgtgtttatcaGAACATTTATCagaaacatattgaaaagcagctgtaacctgtgtgtgtgtgtctgtgtgtagatgCTCCATGGTGTGGACACTGTAAGGAACTGACCCCCATCTGGGAACAGCTGGCCGAAAAGTACGCCGACAGAGACGACATCATCATCGCCAAGATGGACGCCACGGCCAACGAGGTGGAGTCCCTGACCATCTCGGGGTACCCGACCCTCAAATACTTCCCAGCGGAGGGCAAAGAGGTACTCGTCATCACCTGTTCAGCCACACAGACTTCGCGGGGTCCCAGTCgtcttcatttcttcttctccccgtcAGGTGGTGGACTACACCGGTAAGAGGGATCTGGAGACCATGTCCAAGTTCCTGGACGACGGAGGGGTGTTGCCTCCGGCTGAAAGCCACGAGGAGGAAGAGTTTGATGAGAAAGATGATGACACCAGTGATGaggtctgtgtttttttttttactgttttttactttattaatttCTCCCTCTTTTATGAATCTACTTCTCTCACCAGTGCCtcattttatcttcttcttctgtgtctcAGGAGGCTCCTGATTCCTCGGAGGTACCGACCAACACGACCTCTAAAGACgagctgtgatgtcactttGGTTTTTTGATCAGTATCAATTTTtcttaataaaatgaatttgggtcacaaacataaatatttaGTTACTCATTACTTATGTTGAAGGTCGTCATTTTGTGTAAATATCACATTTATTCTCTCTTAATGActctttttgtaaaatgtaagtTACAAAGTGTCAACACCGGGCGGTtcgtgggcaaggagggaggactttaagaaaataaaaggactttaatagtcaatcacgaaactcaaaatcactccaaccgatAAAAAAGggcgagaaggaggagaaaacaataaaggcaaaaacagggacctggacttgaaaacaacaaaggacTTACATAACACGGGGGACTTGACGTAACAGGCATCTGACTTTGACACGCAATGACGccacaagagactcacaaggcttaaatacacaagggaggtgcaggtgattgaacacagctggaaacaatcaggcacggcagacaatcacagggggaagacaggacaaggcaggaagtgacgtaacccaggaacacaagagacgtgaaactacaaaataagacaaaacaagAAGTAAGAAGTAAGTTAAGCCTACAATGTGATAAATAAATTAgtgtctctctcactgtgtccCTCAGTCCTCAGGGAATCCGAGAcaagtgttttaaatgttgatgGAGCggcattattatcattttaaaacatactTATATTAAAAAACTAACAGTAAAGTAAAACATACAGTTTCAAAAAGTATGTTATTACCAAATGTTTGTACCAATACATCGTCTGTGAGGCCACACGGTGGTTTCTTTAGCTACAAGCTAACACCAGCATGCTAACAGGCCCAAAATGACGATGCTAAGCTAATGCCAAGAAGGGAAATACTACTTTATTAAATATCAACGTTTAAGCTAGctatgttttatattatatgAAAAGGGAAACAACCGTTTACATAAATGTGACTTGAGAGGGCGCTTCCAACAGcattgttataaaaacaaatacaaaaaatactttttgtgaaTTATATTTTGATGTGAAAAGGAATTcttataaaaaatgttattgggaaaaaaagaacaaagagttttaaaaatgtgtttatactCAAGCTTTCTACAAAGCTATTAAGTAATATATTCTTTTTCACTGCCTAGATA is part of the Pungitius pungitius chromosome 9, fPunPun2.1, whole genome shotgun sequence genome and harbors:
- the pdia2 gene encoding protein disulfide-isomerase A2, whose translation is MRTHALLTLALLGLLLWAPRLRADDRDAEPEAHSDRDAEPEAHGDRDAELEDAQGDSSSEEEEEEEEERQGAPGEEDGEAEVAPKKEKTSEIEVEKDVMVLHVKNFDRALSENRHLLVKFYVPWCGHCKKLEPIYIEAAGKLKEEGSAIRLGQVEATEEMELSTEFNIEGYPVLKLYIDGDRKNPIEFTGKRTSEGIIKWLKRRAGPGAPLLDSADAAARFVESHNVTVIGFFDNLESEAVKAFKALSLDLADAEFALSASPEVFRKYEVKENSVVLFKKFDEGRADFALSEEGELNPQNLTAFINQNSLELIIPFSQENAALIFSSGIHLHCLLFINSSVESQNALVHQSRPIAKEFRGKMLFVKIDVSSPLPNVLNYFGVSEKDAPTLRLIDIETGKKFSIATGDLSADSLRQLCQDVVAGTAKPYYRTEEIPEDWDKEPVKVLVGKNFESVATDPTKNVFVEFYAPWCGHCKELTPIWEQLAEKYADRDDIIIAKMDATANEVESLTISGYPTLKYFPAEGKEVVDYTGKRDLETMSKFLDDGGVLPPAESHEEEEFDEKDDDTSDEEAPDSSEVPTNTTSKDEL